The Agromyces sp. LHK192 genome includes a window with the following:
- the dnaN gene encoding DNA polymerase III subunit beta: MKFQVNRDVFSEAVSFAVKLLPQRTTLPILSGVLIQASDDGLVLSSFDYEVSSQTEIQADVEEPGTVLVSGRLLAEIAGRLPNAPVRVATEESRISVTCGSASFTLLSMPVEEYPSIPEIGEQTGVVPADEFSAAVAQVAVAASRDDVTPVITGVQLEVRENSLSLVATDRYRVAIREIDWDGGTVASDDVHTALVPARTLQEVGKTLGHSGTIAVAITSRDDRELIAFSADKKTVTSLLIKGNFPPVRRLFPETVDNYAVMNTAELIEATRRVALVLEREAALRYSFTADGLTLEAIGSEQAQASESIDAILTGDDTVVSLKPQFLLDGLSAVPSEFVRISFTKTENPNKPGPVLITSQTSREQAGNDSYRYLLQPNLLLR; encoded by the coding sequence GTGAAGTTCCAGGTCAACCGCGACGTCTTCAGTGAGGCCGTCTCCTTCGCCGTCAAGCTGCTGCCCCAGCGCACCACGCTGCCGATCCTCTCGGGGGTGCTCATCCAGGCGAGCGACGACGGCCTCGTGCTCTCCTCGTTCGACTACGAGGTCTCGAGCCAGACCGAGATCCAGGCCGACGTCGAGGAGCCGGGCACCGTGCTGGTCTCCGGTCGTCTCCTCGCGGAGATCGCCGGCCGGCTGCCGAACGCCCCGGTGCGGGTCGCGACCGAGGAATCGCGGATCTCGGTCACCTGCGGCTCGGCGAGCTTCACGCTGCTGTCCATGCCGGTCGAGGAATATCCGTCGATCCCAGAGATCGGCGAGCAGACCGGCGTGGTCCCGGCCGACGAATTCTCGGCCGCCGTCGCCCAGGTCGCGGTCGCCGCGTCCCGCGACGACGTGACCCCGGTCATCACCGGCGTGCAGCTCGAGGTCCGGGAGAACAGCCTGAGCCTGGTCGCGACCGACCGCTACCGCGTCGCGATCCGCGAGATCGACTGGGATGGCGGAACCGTGGCATCCGACGACGTGCACACGGCACTGGTTCCGGCACGCACCCTCCAGGAGGTCGGCAAGACGCTCGGCCACTCCGGCACGATCGCCGTTGCGATCACGAGCCGCGACGACCGCGAGCTCATCGCGTTCAGCGCCGACAAGAAGACGGTCACGAGCCTCCTGATCAAGGGCAACTTCCCGCCGGTGCGGCGGTTGTTCCCCGAGACGGTCGACAACTACGCCGTCATGAACACCGCCGAGCTCATCGAGGCCACGCGCCGTGTCGCACTCGTGCTCGAGCGCGAGGCCGCACTGCGGTACAGCTTCACGGCCGACGGCCTCACACTCGAGGCCATCGGCAGCGAACAGGCCCAGGCCTCCGAGTCGATCGACGCGATCCTGACGGGCGACGACACGGTCGTGTCGCTCAAGCCGCAGTTCCTGCTCGACGGGCTCTCCGCCGTGCCGAGCGAGTTCGTGCGCATCTCGTTCACGAAGACCGAGAACCCGAACAAGCCCGGTCCGGTGCTGATCACGAGCCAGACCTCGCGCGAGCAGGCCGGCAACGACAGCTACCGGTACCTGCTCCAGCCGAACCTCCTGCTCCGGTAG